The region GCTTTTTATCGGTGATCTGCTCCGGATTCAGGAACTTACTGCCGCTTGCTGCGCGAGAATCCGCCGGGATGCCGTTCAGGTAGCGATCGGTCAGTTGCCCACCTGCCAGCGGGGAGAAGGGGATGCATCCCACCCCTTTTTGCTGCAACACGTCCAGCAAACCCTCTTCTGGCGCACGTTCAAACATGGAGTACTTCGGCTGGTGGATCAGACATGGCGTGCCCAGATCCTCCAGTATCTCAATCGCCCGTCGTGCCACTTCTGCCGGGTAGTTGGACAGACCGATGTACAGCGCTTTGCCCTGACGCACTACATGGTCAAGCGCTTTCATGGTTTCACGAAGCGGCGTTTCTGGATCGGGACGGTGGTGATAGAAAATATCAACGTACTCCAGTCCCATACGCCTGAGGCTTTGATCCAGGCTGGAAATCAGATATTTACGCGATCCCCAGTCGCCGTAAGGCCCGTCCCACATGGTGTAGCCCGCTTTCGTGGAAATGATCAGCTCATCGCGCCAGGGCAGGAAATCCTCCTGCAAAATACGCCCGAAATTACGTTCGGCCGATCCAGGAGGCGGGCCGTAATTATTGGCAAGGTCAAAATGCGTAATACCCAAATCGAAAGCGCGCTGTAAAAGTTGACGGCTGTTTTCGAGCAGCGTCGCGTCACCAAAATTGTGCCATAGCCCCAGCGAGATGGCGGGAAGCTTGAGTCCGCTTTGCCCACAGCGGCGGTATTGCATTGTCTGGTAACGATTTTTGTCAGGCTGATAACCCATTGGCGAGACCTCTGGCGCTGGAAAGAAAAATCAGTGTATACGTTTACACTAACCTGAAGAAAATGAGCATAGCTCAGCTTTTTTCGTAAAGCATTCTTTCCAGAGCCTGATTGTCGCCAATTCTGGACACGCTTCACGCTTATTTAATACTCAGAGTGAGGTCAACGTCAGAAGGACACCTATAAAATGCGTACCCCCTATTGCGTCGCCGATTACCTGCTGGACCGACTAACAGATTGCGGTGCCGATCATCTGTTTGGCGTGCCGGGCGACTATAACCTGCAATTTCTCGACCATGTGATCGACAGCCCGGACATCTGCTGGGTGGGCTGTGCCAACGAATTAAACGCGTCTTACGCCGCTGACGGCTATGCCCGCTGTAAGGGCTTTGCCGCGCTCCTGACGACATTCGGCGTTGGGGAGTTAAGCGCCATGAACGGTGTGGCGGGCAGCTTTGCCGAACATGTCCCCGTGCTCCACATCGTGGGGGCACCGGGTATGGCGGCACAGCAACGTGGAGAGTTATTGCACCATACGTTAGGCGACGGCGAGTTCCGCCACTTCTATCATATGAGCGAACCCATCACCGTTGCACAGGCGGTGCTTACCGAACAAAACGCCTGTTATGAAATTGACAGAGTCCTGACCACCATGCTGCGGGAGCGTCGTCCGGGCTACCTGATGCTGCCCGCCGATGTGGCGAAAAAAGCCGCTACGCCTCCTGTAAGCGCTCTCACTTTGCACCCCGCGCCAGCCGATTCAGCCTGCTTGCAGGCGTTCCGTGAGGCTGCCGAAAAGCGTTTGTCCATGAGCAAACGCACTGCGCTGTTAGCGGACTTCCTCGTACTCCGCCACGGACTGCGTGCGGCCCTCCAGACGTGGGTGAAAGAGGTGCCGATGGCACACGCCACCATGCTGATGGGCAAGGGCATTTTTGACGAACGACAGCGCGGTTTTTACGGCACCTATAGCGGGTCGGCGAGCGCCGCGCCGGTCAAAGAGGCCATCGAGGGGGCTGATACGGTGCTGTGCATCGGTACCCGCTTTACCGATACGCTCACTGCCGGGTTTACCCACCAGCTGACGCCAGCCCAGACGATAGAGGTTCAGCCCCACGCGTCCCGCGTCGGTGACGTCTGGTTTACGGGTATACCGATGAGGGAGGCTATTGAAACGCTGACAGCGCTGTGTAAAACGCATGTTCGTGATACGCGCGCGCCATCGGATCACAGCGGCTTTGCCTTCCCGACTATCGAGGGGGCGCTGACCCAGGAGAGCTTCTGGCGTACCCTGCAAACGTTTATTCGCCCCGGAGATATTATTCTGGCTGACCAGGGGACGTCTGCTTTCGGCGCTATCGATCTGCGTTTACCGGCGGACGTGAACTTTATCGTCCAGCCGCTGTGGGGTTCAATTGGCTACACGCTGGCAGCGGCGTTTGGCGCACAAACGGCGTGTCCGAACCGACGCGTAATTGTCCTGACGGGTGACGGTGCCGCACAGTTGACCATTCAGGAGTTGGGATCGATGCTGCGCGACAAGCAGCGCCCGATTATTCTGGTGCTTAACAACGAAGGGTATACGGTCGAAAGGGCCATTCACGGGCCGGAGCAGCGCTATAACGATATTGCCCTCTGGAACTGGACGCAGATCCCGCAGGCGCTGAGCCTGGCGCCTCAGGCAGAGTGCTGGCGGGTCAGCGAAGCGGAGGCGCTGGCGGAGGTGCTGGATAAAGTGGCACACCATGAACGGCTTTCGCTGATCGAAGTGATGCTGCCGAAAGCCGATATTCCGCCGCTGTTGAGCGCGCTGACCAAAGCGCTGGAGGCGCGCAATAACGCCTGATTACCTGTCGTTTCGCCAACCCATCAGCATCGGTTTGCCCGCCAGCAGGAGCCAGGCGGGCAACATCACGATACAGAGCAGCGGCAGAAGCGTGGTATCCGGCACCACAACGGCCGCCATAAACAGGCTCAGCCACGCATCGCGCGTGACTACCAGTACCAGCCCCAGAATGGAACAGGAGACGGTAATCGCCGCAGGGACAGCATCGACATGCTCATGCAGCATCAGCCCCAGCGCGACACCAACAAACACCGCCGGGAAGATACGACCTCCCCGGAAGCCACAGGCCGAAGCGACCACCAGCGCCGCCAGTTTTACCAGCGCGAACAGCAAATAATCCGAGACGCTAAAGACCTGGCTGAAGGCCAGCTGCTGCATCTCGTCCAGACCTTTAAACAACGTAACCGTCCCGCCGATGGCGCCTAATACGCCCAGAATAAAACCGCCCATGCCCAGAATCAGCACCGGATGCTTCAGCCTGTGCATCAGGCGATGCAGACGCGGGAGACACCACACCGCAACCATCCCCAGCGCAATGGCGATCGCGACGACCACGGCACCGCTGAAAATATCTGTGAGATGCATCTGACCGTAATGGGGGATGGGCAGCGAAAAATGGGGATGGAAAAACAGGCTGGTGGTGAGAGCCCCCGCAGCGGCGGCCATCAGCGGCGCGAAAAGTTTATCCCACAGCGGCACCTCATGGTCACTGCTGAGCGTTTGCGAAAAGATGAGCGCAGCCGCGACCGGGGTGCCAAACAGCGCCCCGATGGTGCCTGCTGACGCCAGGATCGTCCAGTCCAGCGCGCCAACGCGCGGGAAAAGACGCCCCCCCAGAAAGACCGCCAACGCGATATTAACCGCCATAATGGGATGTTCAGGCCCGAGGCTTACGCCGCCCGCAAGCCCGACAATCAGCGCGATGATAAGCCCCGGCAGAGCAGAAGGAGAAACCGGCGCGCCAATCAAGGGCTCCAGCGCCGGGTCCGGCCCGGCATGGCCCGGGCTATAGCGGATCACCAGGCCGACGACAATCCCGGTCAGGGTCAGCATCATCATGATCCAGCCCGGCGAGTCAATGCTGATGCCGAGTTTTACCGGAAGCGCGGTCCATAAAATTGTTTGCAGCACCGCCGCCACTTTCATGACAACGATGAGCACCAGGCTCGACGCTACGCCAATAATCAGCGCCGGGACAGCCAATAACAGCATGGTTCTGGCTCGCGGATGGAGCATGATGATTTCCTTGTACAAAACGGCTTAACGTTACTTTGCACAATCAGCATTGTGGCAATAGTGCAAAAGGTGCTGAAACGGTAAAGTTATTATGTGACGAAGATCGATAATCCATGGGCAGTCACCTTCTGGTCGTTGTTGTTATCACGCCTTGAATTTACAGTGTCCCAAAGATTTATTCTGACTTTAGCGGAGCAGTAGAAGAATGACAAAGTATGCTTTGGTAGGTGATGTAGGCGGCACCAACGCGCGCCTTGCCCTGTGCGATGTAAACAGCGGTGAAATTTCTCAGGCGAAAACCTATTCAGGGCTGGATTACCCAAGCCTGGAAGCGGTGGTTCGCGTCTATCTGGAAGAGCATAAAGTGAGCGTGGAAGACGGTTGTATCGCCATCGCCTGTCCGATCACCGGCGACTGGGTGGCGATGACCAACCACACGTGGGCCTTCTCAATTGCCGAAATGCAGAAAAACCTCGGCTTCTCGCATCTGGAAATTATCAACGACTTCACTGCGGTTTCCATGGCTATCCCAATGCTTAAACCAGAGCATCTGATTCAGTTCGGCGGTACAGCGCCGGTTGAAGGCAAACCCATTGCCGTTTACGGTGCTGGCACCGGTCTGGGGGTGGCGCATCTGGTCCACGTCGACAGACGCTGGGTGAGCCTGCCGGGCGAGGGCGGTCACGTGGATTTTGCGCCGAACAGCGAAGAAGAGGGCATTATTCTTGAGGAGCTACGCGCCGAGATTGGACACGTGTCGGCCGAGCGCGTGCTTTCTGGCCCGGGTCTGGTGAACCTGTACCGGGCGATTGTGAAATCAGACGGTCGTCTGCCGGAAAATCTGCAACCAAAAGATGTGACCGAACGCGCGCTGGCCGATAGCTGTATTGACTGCCGCCGTGCTCTGTCGCTGTTCTGCGTCATCATGGGACGTTTCGGTGGCAACCTGGCGCTGAATCTTGGCACCTTTGGCGGAGTCTACATTGCGGGCGGGATCGTGCCGCGCTTCCTTGATTTCTTTACCGCCTCCGGCTTCCGTGGCGGCTTCGAAGACAAAGGCCGCTTCAAGAGCTATGTCCAGGACATTCCTGTTTACCTGATTGTCCACGACAACCCAGGCTTACTGGGCTCCGGCGCGCATCTGCGTCAGGTACTGGGTCAGATCCTCTGATGCCCGTCCCCCTCTCCTGCGGGAGAGGGAACGCACTACAGGTGCATGAGCTGGCGGAACTCTTTCACTCTGCTGCGGCTTACAGGTACCTGAAAATCCAGATCCTTCAGACGCAAAATATAGGTGTTATTAAACCAGGGTTCGATTTCGCGGATCTTGTTCAGATTGACGCAGAACGAGCGGTGGCAGCGGAAGAAGTGAGCGGCCGGGAGTTTATTGCAAAATTCGGTGATGTTCATTGCCATGACGTAGGATTCACGCCGCGTATAGACAAACGTCATTTTTTCGTGCGCTTCAGCATAGTAAATATCGTCGACAGGCGTGACGATGATCCGTTCGTCTTTCACCAGATTAATGGTGTCGTTTTCCCGCGCTACCGGGCTGGCGCTGGCGGGTAGTGTCTGCTGTTGCCACGCGGTTTCCAGCTTATGCAGCATGCTGATGATCCGCGACTCCTGGTACGGCTTCAGAATATAGTCAAAAGCTTCCAGCTCGAAGGCTTCCACGGCATGCTCTTTCCACGCGGTGACAAACACAATAAATGGCTTGTGGGCGAACTGATTAATATTTTGCGCCAGCAGGACGCCGTCCAGCGACGGAATATTAATATCGAGGAAAATCGCGTCGACCCGGTTATGCTGCAAAAATTTCAGCACGTCCAGACCATCCTCAAAACAGCCAACAATCTCCATCTGGCTGTGGGTTTTGATAAGCCAGCTCAACTCCTGTTGAGCCAGAATTTCATCTTCTACGATGATGACTTTCATCTGTTACTCCGGCCTACGGCAACAAGGGCAGGGGGGCATTAACGGGCGTTCGTTCATTCGGAACATAAAAAGCAATCTCGGTGCCCGGCTCAAGGCGGTGAATGTGCAGACCATCACCGTACAACAGCTTGACCCGATGGTGTACATTCAGCAGCCCAATCTTATTGCCCGGCATTTCGTTTGATTTGACGCGCTCGATGACTTTCGGATCGATGCCGTGCCCGGTGTCGCGCACGGCGATGCGCACGCGGTTACCGCTTTCCGTTACGCTAATTGTTACCACGCCTTTGCCCTTACACGGCTGAATACCGTGAACAATGGCGTTTTCTACCAGCGGCTGGATCAGCAGGCTTGGGATCACGCAGTTGACCTCTTCATCAATATCGTAAATGACCGTCAGCTTATCGCCAAAGCGTGCCTGCTCAATCGCGATGTAATCCTTGATTTGATACAGCTCTTTTTTGATGTCGATCTGCTCGTCGTCTTTTAACTCAATGTTGTAGCGCAGATAGCGCGACAGATTAAAAATTAACTGCCGGGCGGTATCCGGATTCAGACGGATAGAGGACGAAATAGCGTTCAGCGCGTTAAACAGAAAATGGGGATTGATTTTGCTTTGCAGGGCACGCAGCTCTGCCTTATTTGCCATCTCACGCAGTTGCTCCGCACGCGAAACTTCGAGTTGGGTGGAGATGATCTGCGACAGGCCAATCGCCATCTCCTGGAGGGTGGAGGTGATTTGGTGTGCATGGCAGTAGTAAATTTTCAGCGTGCCCGTGACCACGCCCTTTTCCCACAGCGGGATCACCAGCATCGAGTGGATCTCTGGCGTTCGATGGGCTTCATCATTGTTTTTAATGATGATTTTTCCGTAATTAATCGCCTGTCTGGTGGTCGGGCTGATGGTATCGTCGCTGTCGCGATAATTGTGCTCACCGACGCCAACGTAGGCCAGCACGTGGTCAATATTGGTGATGGCGACCGCATCGGCGTGAATATCCCGGCGGATGATATCGCAAACCTGACGTAAAGATTCGGCGTTAAC is a window of Enterobacter hormaechei ATCC 49162 DNA encoding:
- the mgrA gene encoding L-glyceraldehyde 3-phosphate reductase — protein: MGYQPDKNRYQTMQYRRCGQSGLKLPAISLGLWHNFGDATLLENSRQLLQRAFDLGITHFDLANNYGPPPGSAERNFGRILQEDFLPWRDELIISTKAGYTMWDGPYGDWGSRKYLISSLDQSLRRMGLEYVDIFYHHRPDPETPLRETMKALDHVVRQGKALYIGLSNYPAEVARRAIEILEDLGTPCLIHQPKYSMFERAPEEGLLDVLQQKGVGCIPFSPLAGGQLTDRYLNGIPADSRAASGSKFLNPEQITDKKLEKVRKLNALAEKRGQKLSQMALAWILRHDAVTSVLIGASKSGQIDDAAGMLENCRFSAEELKAIDAILSSSD
- the ipdC gene encoding indolepyruvate decarboxylase, whose amino-acid sequence is MRTPYCVADYLLDRLTDCGADHLFGVPGDYNLQFLDHVIDSPDICWVGCANELNASYAADGYARCKGFAALLTTFGVGELSAMNGVAGSFAEHVPVLHIVGAPGMAAQQRGELLHHTLGDGEFRHFYHMSEPITVAQAVLTEQNACYEIDRVLTTMLRERRPGYLMLPADVAKKAATPPVSALTLHPAPADSACLQAFREAAEKRLSMSKRTALLADFLVLRHGLRAALQTWVKEVPMAHATMLMGKGIFDERQRGFYGTYSGSASAAPVKEAIEGADTVLCIGTRFTDTLTAGFTHQLTPAQTIEVQPHASRVGDVWFTGIPMREAIETLTALCKTHVRDTRAPSDHSGFAFPTIEGALTQESFWRTLQTFIRPGDIILADQGTSAFGAIDLRLPADVNFIVQPLWGSIGYTLAAAFGAQTACPNRRVIVLTGDGAAQLTIQELGSMLRDKQRPIILVLNNEGYTVERAIHGPEQRYNDIALWNWTQIPQALSLAPQAECWRVSEAEALAEVLDKVAHHERLSLIEVMLPKADIPPLLSALTKALEARNNA
- a CDS encoding ion channel protein; amino-acid sequence: MLHPRARTMLLLAVPALIIGVASSLVLIVVMKVAAVLQTILWTALPVKLGISIDSPGWIMMMLTLTGIVVGLVIRYSPGHAGPDPALEPLIGAPVSPSALPGLIIALIVGLAGGVSLGPEHPIMAVNIALAVFLGGRLFPRVGALDWTILASAGTIGALFGTPVAAALIFSQTLSSDHEVPLWDKLFAPLMAAAAGALTTSLFFHPHFSLPIPHYGQMHLTDIFSGAVVVAIAIALGMVAVWCLPRLHRLMHRLKHPVLILGMGGFILGVLGAIGGTVTLFKGLDEMQQLAFSQVFSVSDYLLFALVKLAALVVASACGFRGGRIFPAVFVGVALGLMLHEHVDAVPAAITVSCSILGLVLVVTRDAWLSLFMAAVVVPDTTLLPLLCIVMLPAWLLLAGKPMLMGWRNDR
- the glk gene encoding glucokinase produces the protein MTKYALVGDVGGTNARLALCDVNSGEISQAKTYSGLDYPSLEAVVRVYLEEHKVSVEDGCIAIACPITGDWVAMTNHTWAFSIAEMQKNLGFSHLEIINDFTAVSMAIPMLKPEHLIQFGGTAPVEGKPIAVYGAGTGLGVAHLVHVDRRWVSLPGEGGHVDFAPNSEEEGIILEELRAEIGHVSAERVLSGPGLVNLYRAIVKSDGRLPENLQPKDVTERALADSCIDCRRALSLFCVIMGRFGGNLALNLGTFGGVYIAGGIVPRFLDFFTASGFRGGFEDKGRFKSYVQDIPVYLIVHDNPGLLGSGAHLRQVLGQIL
- a CDS encoding LytR/AlgR family response regulator transcription factor; the protein is MKVIIVEDEILAQQELSWLIKTHSQMEIVGCFEDGLDVLKFLQHNRVDAIFLDINIPSLDGVLLAQNINQFAHKPFIVFVTAWKEHAVEAFELEAFDYILKPYQESRIISMLHKLETAWQQQTLPASASPVARENDTINLVKDERIIVTPVDDIYYAEAHEKMTFVYTRRESYVMAMNITEFCNKLPAAHFFRCHRSFCVNLNKIREIEPWFNNTYILRLKDLDFQVPVSRSRVKEFRQLMHL
- a CDS encoding sensor histidine kinase translates to MHEIFNMLLAVFDRAALMLICLFFLIRIRLFRELLHKSAHSPKELLAVTFIFSMFALFSTWSGVPVEGSLVNVRIIAVMSGGILFGPWVGIITGIIAGTHRYLIDIGGVTAVPCFITSIIAGLLSGWINRKIPKKQHWRAGIIAGMICETLTMILVIVWAPTIALGLDIVSKIGIPMILGSVCIGFIVLLVQSVEGEKEASAARQAKLALDIANKTLPLFRHVNAESLRQVCDIIRRDIHADAVAITNIDHVLAYVGVGEHNYRDSDDTISPTTRQAINYGKIIIKNNDEAHRTPEIHSMLVIPLWEKGVVTGTLKIYYCHAHQITSTLQEMAIGLSQIISTQLEVSRAEQLREMANKAELRALQSKINPHFLFNALNAISSSIRLNPDTARQLIFNLSRYLRYNIELKDDEQIDIKKELYQIKDYIAIEQARFGDKLTVIYDIDEEVNCVIPSLLIQPLVENAIVHGIQPCKGKGVVTISVTESGNRVRIAVRDTGHGIDPKVIERVKSNEMPGNKIGLLNVHHRVKLLYGDGLHIHRLEPGTEIAFYVPNERTPVNAPLPLLP